The DNA sequence TTTAATCAGCGTCATATACACATGTTCCCATTCCATAACCATATGCATGTTCTCTAACTTTGTTTTGTGGTCTGTTCATCATTCTACCTCTTACATTCCTTCTTTCCATTTCTGTATATGTATTTCCTCTGTTATTTTCCATTCCTCTTCTTGCAAATACTGGAAATCCGTTTTCTCTTACCACTATTTCTTTTCCATCTATTACTGCTTTGTCTACTACAATGTATGTTTCATCTTCTGTTGAAATTATTCTACCACTGATTTCTATATTTACTCCTACTTCTAAGCCATCATACAACCAAATTGGTCCTGTGTGTACTTCATATTCTTCTCCTTCAGCATCAATGATTACTTCCATCCCTTCTCCTGGTATCATTTCAATTTCCTTTACTGTACCTGATATGGTTGTTTCAGAAACTGTTGCTCCTTCAGGTAAATTTTGATAAAGTGGTTGTGTTCGACTTGTTGTGTTTGTCTGTACATAATTGCTCCTCCATGGTCCTACTGCAAATATACTTGCTGTTAACACTAATACTGTTAATAAAACTACACTAATCTTTTTAAACATAATTCCACCTCCTGGTTTTTTTTTGAATTTGGGTTTTTGTTTCTACGCTTCTTATATTACTCGCTTTTCCTTAATAAATCCTTATAACTTCCTTAGAGTTCCCTTAGAATAAATTAAATTAGAAAAGAGTGGTATAATTTATTTTGATTTGATTTGGAAAAAAGATATAAAAAGGAGGGGATTTTTTTGTTTGGAGATATATTGATGCATGCTACAGTTGTATTAGTGGCGTTATTTTCACATCCTAAGCTTACATATGAGTTTAGTGTCCCGAAATATGCAATTTTGACTTTAGCAATTTCTATATTGTTTACTTATCTAATGTTTAAGTGGATAAAAGAAAAGAAAATAAAATTTTATATAACTTCAGCACATGTTTTGTGGTTTGCGTTTGGAATTGTATCGATAATTTCCAGTTTTAATGTTTTGAGAGATAATCCTTATTATTTTAGGCGTTCATTTGATATAGCATTATATGTTTTATTTAATGTCCTTTTAGCGATATATTTTAGTACAGTTTATAAAGACAAGCAAAAAATAAGTACACTTTTATTTACTTTCTTAATAACCTCTTTTGTTATATCGGTTGATGCTCTCTTAAACTTTTATTTTGGTTTTGACCTATTTTTAGGTAAGGTTGGGGAACCTTTTACAAGAGCAGCAATAAAATCGACGGTAGGAAATGTTATATTTACAGCAAATTACATAGATATGTTATTACCAATTGCTTTGTATTTTATATTAAGTTTTGATTTAGGGCTAAAAAAACCGAATTTTCTTAAAGTTTTCTTTTTAAAATTGTTTGCAAGTATTTCTTTTATTGTTGGCTTAACGGCGGTTATAGTTTCACAAACGAGATCTGAATACATTGCTATTATCATAATGAGTTCTTTGTATGTCATTTTTTATCTTGTTTGGGCGAGGAAAAAGAAAAATAAAGCTTTTGAAACGATTAGAAAAAATGATGAGCAACTTGCAAAAAAACTTTTAGTATTAACAAAATATTTGCTTATAGGAGTTTTGGTGTTGTCAGCTTTAATTGTGGTTTTATATAACACCCCAAATCCATTAACTGGAAATGGAAAGGTAAGTATGACTAGTAGATTTTCGGCTATGACTTCTGTTTCAAGTAAAGATGAAAGATTTTTGTCTTGGTTTACTTCTCTTGAGCTTTGGGAAGATCATAAAATCTTTGGAACAGGAATAGGAACTTATCAATTATTGTCTATTACAAAGATGGGAGAATATCTTGAAAAACATCCAGAACTTTACTATGGTTGGAATAATTTTAAAAGGGCACACAATGATTACTTTCAAATTTTAGGTGAAACTGGATTGGTAGGTTTCATACTAATAATTTCTCTTTTGTTTTCGCTTGCTTATTTTTTCTTTACAATACCCAAAAAGATTGAAGAGAGAGATGATTTAATTCTATTTCTTTCATTATCGGTTGCGGTAGTTGGGTTTGCCATACAAAGCGTATTCAGTTTTCCAGGACATCTTTTACCTAATGCATTAGCTGCAACATTTTTTGCAAGTGTTGCTATTGGGCCATACTTTACTAAAAAAGAATTTAAAGAATTTAAGGGATTTTTAGCAGTGGTTATAGCATTTTTAATAGTTGTTATAGCATATACCTCCATGTATCTTAGATGGAATCATTTTATTTCAGAAGTGAATTTTAAAAATGGAAATATAGCGTATATGACGTATGTAAAGATTCTTGAAGAATTGCCAAAGGCAAAAGGTTATATACAACAACTTCAAAAAAAATTAGATGATTTAAAGAATTATAGAGGTCAATATGCTTATTTAGATCCTGAAAAATGGAAGATCAAAAAACAAAGAGAGTATATGCAAAAAGGATTGCCATACAATGAATTTGAAGTTGAAAATCAAAGAGTTGCCGAGATAAATAAAATAAGAAATCAGATTTTATCTCAAATTTCGCAAATAAACTCTCAAAGTTCTCAATTACCTCAGCTAGCCTTAACTTATTACAAAACAGCAAAAGAAAAACTTATAAAAAGTGTTAAGATAAACCACACGTATGGAAAATCCTTCTTTTATTTGGCAACTTTATCAGTTCAAGATTATAGAATAGCTAATTTGAAAAATAATATTCAAACACATTATAGGGAAATTTTCGCTCAAAATTTTGACGAATTTCAAAAGATAATTTATGATAAATACAAATACAGATGGTTGGAAAAGTTAGAACCATATGTTAAACAAAACCCTGAAATTTTAACCAAGTTTGATTTTGCAACAATGCAGGCGTTAATAGACTCAGTTGGTTTATACAAGACATCATTGTTATCATTTAATGAAAGAAATACATATAAAGCTATTGCAATGAGATATCATTCTTTGCATAATATGGCGAAACAACTTTTGAGTGTTTTACCAAAAGATTCCGAGTACTATAACTACGTTAAAAGTTTAGTTGTAGAATTTTTTGAAGAATATATTAGATATGCCAAAATTACTATTCAAAACATGCCAGGTGGATGGAATAGATTCCCTGATTGGAAAAATGCGGATGTATCAAAAGCAACAGCTGGACAGGATATTTATAGATTCTTTGCAGGAATGATTTTAAAACTCCAACCTCCAACAAACCTTGAAGTTAGATCTTTCCTAGAATGGCTAGCAGTTACAGAAATAAAAGCTGTGAAATATATGAATTTAAAAGGTGTATGGGGAGTTCCAAATGGTGTTATAGACTTTCTGCATGCTAGTGCTTTTGAATATTATAAAGCTGGGCAGTATCAAGAGATGTTATATTCTTTAGAAAAATTGGCTGATTTATACAAGGCTTCCTATATTAATGCTCGAAATCAGTTACCAAAGTATATAAGAAGATTAGATACTACAGTTGATAATATTAAAATAATTTACAGAGAACAACTTTTGTCTGTCTTAACAAACTCGAATATCCCCAAACCAGCAATAGATGCTATATTAAGCCTGTTTGAAAAAGCAATAGATGATATTAACACAACTTTTAAGTCGTATAACTTCATGTCCTCAGAGGCCGAATATATGAAAAAACTTACACAGACGACATTTTCAAAGTGGTATGATCAGAGAAAAAATAATGTTTGGGTGTCAATTGCTGTGGAGAAATTAAATAACTTTATTACTCAGTTACAAAAAATGGGGTTAAATGTTGAAACGCTATTAAAAGTTAAAAGCACTCTTCAGAAAATTATAGCTTCACCTTCAAATGCTAGTGTTGTTGAGAGTTATAGTAGATTTATAGCACATTATGAATTAATATTGAATGATCTCAAATACTTAGCTTCCAATCTAAAAGAGCGTTATAGCGAGCTTACGGATAACATGTGGGAGAATGTAATAGAAGAGTGGAGTAAAGTTTATACCGAGGATGGAACACCTTTAAAGAGTAAAGAGGATATCATGTCCTATTTAAACAATATTTTAGGTAAATAAGTTAGTGGTGTTCAAAGTATTTCAACAAAATTAAAAAATTATTGTATAATAAATTGCCTTCCCATTATGGGAAGGCAATTTTATTGAATAACTAAAATTATCCTCTAAGGTAAACAAGATAGAGAGCAAAGAGTATTGCTAGAACCCAGTTAAGCCAATGTACATCTTTTGCTTTTCCACTGAAGGTTTTAACGATTGGATAAACAATAAGGCCGAGAGCAATACCATTTGCAATAGAGTAAGTTAGAGGCATAACAATCATGGTTATAAACGCTGGAAGAGCTTCGGTAATATCGTCCCAATTGACTAATTTTAATCCCTTAAGCATCAATGCACCTACAAAGACTAAAGCAGGAGCAGTAGCAGCTGCAGGAATTGTGAGGCCAAGAGGTGCAAAGAAAAGCATGAGAAGCATTAAGATTGCAACAGTAACTGCAGTAAGACCGGTTCTTCCGCCTTCGGCAATACCTGTACTACTTTCAATATAAGTAGTTACTGTTGATGTTCCAAACAATGCACCTACAGAAGTACCGACAGCGTCTGCCATATATGCTTTATTTGCTCTTGGGAATTCTCCGTTTTTGATGAAGCCAGCACTTTCAGCAAGACCAGTTAATGTTCCAAGAGTGTCAAAGAAGTCAACAAAGAAGAAGGTAAAGACTACAATCCAAAAAGTTCCCGTAGCAAGATCAGCCCATGAGAACTTTTCAAAGAGTTTTAAGAAAGTTGGAGAAATATCAGGAACTTTTCCGATAATTCCTTGATATTTTGTTACACCAAAAACAGGAAGAGCCCCTATGAAGGTTGAAGCTAAAATTCCTATCAAAATGGAACCAGGAACTTTTAAGGCAAACAAAATGGCTATTATAAAGAACCCAATAATCGCTACTAGTGCAGTTGGAGAAGTCAAGTTACCAAGTGTAACAAACGTAGCAGGATCAGAGACTACAATTCCAGCACTTTTGAGCCCTATAAATGCTATAAACAAACCAATACCAGCACTTGTAGCTAATTTAATGCTTGATGGTACTGCTTTTACAACAAATCCTCTTACTCCGGAAAGTGTTAACAGTATAAAAATTAAACCTTCAACGAAAACAGCTGCTAGAGCAATTCTCCAGTCAATTCCTAATTTAAGACATACTGTGAAAGCAAAATATGCGTTAAGTCCCATTCCAGGTGCAAGAGCAAATGGGTAATTTGCCCACAAACCCATTATCAAAGTAGCAGTTGCTGCACCCAAAATTGTGGCGACCATGAAAGCACCGAAAAATTGGGCATAGAGATCGCTTCCAGGAGTAGCACCAGGAATTACGTTGATTAGTATGTTTGGGTTTACAAATATGATATAAGCCATGGTTAAGAAGGTTGTAAGACCTGCAATAATCTCAGTACGAACACTTGTTCCGTTTTCTTTTAGTTTGAAAAATTTTTCCACTTGAACCCCTCCCCTCGTAAGATGTGAAAAAATTTTATTTAATTTGAATTTTAGTTTTTCTAGTAAATTCTATTAATACACCTTCCACAATTATGTTGTCTATATCCATGTGTTCCACAAACTCCACTATCATTTCCTCAAGTTCTTTCTTCTCTTTATTTAATTCTTTTATTGTTTCCTTAACTCTTAAATATCTTTTTAACAAATCTTCGAGTGTATTTCTTTCGTTATTCATTTTAATCCTCCTTTAATGTTTTGCTTATTTCTTCAACTATCTTTCCTATTTCTTCATTAGTCAATTCAGGAAAAATTGGCAATGCAAGCGTGGTTTGAGATAACTTTTCCGATATAGGAAAATCTCCTTCTTTGTAACCTAATCCTTTAAAGCATGTTTGCAAATGTAAAGGAGTTGGGTAATAAATACTAGTACCTATTCCAACGTTGGTTAGATGTTCTTTTACCTTTTCTCTTATTTTATTATTTTCAAATTCTATGACATACTGGTGGAAAACGTGGTATTTGTAAGTTTTTTTATATATTTTCGGATATTTTACAGATAATTCCTTGTTTTTGAAAAATTCCGCATATTTTTTTGCAATGTTAATTCTTTTTTCAGTCCATGTATCAAGATATTTGAATTTAACATTTAAAATTGCTGCATGAATTTCGTCAAGCCTAGAATTATAACCAACCATGTCATGATAATATTTTTTTCTTGAACCATGTACCCTTAATGTTTTAGATAATTCGTATATTTTTTCGTTATCTGTTACTATCATTCCACCATCACCATATGTCCCTAAATTTTTTGTCGGAAAAAACGAAAAAATAGCTGCATCACCAATACTTCCACTTTTTTTGATTTCATTTTTGACAATTCCTTCGGAACCTATTGATTGTGCACAATCTTCAAGAATTTTTATGCCGTATTTTTCTTTTAAAAAGAGAAGTCCTTCAAGATCAAGTGTTTGTCCAAATAAATGTACGGGAATAATTCCAAAAACTTTTTCCTTTTTTAAGATGTTTTCCACTTGATTTAAATCTATGTTATAGGATTCTTTGTCTACATCCACAAATATTGGTATTCCATTGTTTCTAACAATGGCTGAAGCTGTTGCAAAAAAAGTATAAGGAGTTGTGATTACTTTATCACCATTTTTCATTCCCATGGCTCTTAGCGCAATTACAAGAGCATCACTACCGTTTGCAACACCTATCCCATATTTAACTCCAATATAGTTTGATATGTTTGTTTCCAATTTTTTAACTTCTTCTCCCAAGATTACCCTTCCATTTTCTAGAACTTTGTCGATTGCGCTTAAAATTTCATTTTTGATTTTTTTGTATTGTCTAGTTAAGTCAAATAAAGGTATCATTTTTTACCCTCCCAGTTGCAGTACTTTTCTAATGGACAATTTTTGCAATCAGGTTTAACTGGTTTACAGACATTTTTTCCAAATTCAACCATCGCACCATTTAAAGGTCCCCATAATTCTTTTGGAAGTAACTTCATGAGTTCAAATTCAGTATCTTCAGGTGTTTTGGTTTTGACCCATCCTAATCTATTAGAAATTCTATGAACGTGAGTATCTACAGCAAGTGCTGGTTTACCAAACGATATATAAAGAACTATATTAGCTGTTTTTCTGCCTACACCCGGTAATTTTAAAAGTTCTTCGAGAGTATTTGGTACTTTTCCGTTGTATTTCTTCTCTAAAATTTTAGAGATCTTAATTATCCTGTCTGCTTTTTGTCTATATAAACCTGCAGGTTTTATAAGTTCATACAATTCGTTGGGTTGCGCTTTTGAAAGTTCTTTTGAATTTTTGTATTTTCCGAATAAATTTTTTGTTGCGATTTCTGTGTTTTCATCTTTGCTTCTTTGGCTTAATATAGTAGATATTAAAACATAAAAAGGATCTTTTATTTTAAGATCCCTTGGAAATTTCTCAATTATTAATTTAGCTATTTTTTCTATATTCATATTGCTCCTCCAAAATTTTTCTGGCAATTATGACATCATTTTTCATTTGGGCAATGAGTTTTGTTATGTTTTCGAATTTTTTCTCTTCTCGCAAAAATTCAAGAAGTTCAACATGAATGTTATTGTTATAAATATCGTCGGAAAAATCCAGAATATACACTTCATATTTGATGGTTTTTGTTTTTTCAATGGTAGGTCTTATACCTATATTCATGAGTCCATAATAAACCTCCGGAACGTATACTCTACATAAATATACACCATTTTTAGGATTGATTAAGTCCTTTTCGTGCCTTATATTAGCAGTTGGAAACCCCAATTTCCGGCCTATTTGTTTGTCTTTGTATACTTTCCCATGAATTGAAAAAGGTCTACCTAATAAGTAATTTGCTTTTTTTATTTGTCCAGATTTTATTAATTTTCTTATTAATGTACTACTTATTCGTTTCCCGTCGACAGTGATGTCTTTTATAACTTTGAGCTCTATATTTTCATCTTTGCAAAATTTTTCAAGTAGAGAGATATCACCTTCAGCATTTTTTCCAAATCTAAAATCTTCTCCCACAACTATTGCCTTGGTGTCTTTTGATATAAAATTAAAAAACTTTGCAGGAGATATATTTTTAATTTTTAGAAGATCAAGTGTATAAACAGTCCCATACATTTCAAGTAAATTTATTCTTTCTTGAAGACTTATTAGTAACCCGTCAAAATTTCCATTGTAATATTCAATTGGGTATATAATAGTAAAAATTTCGGAAGCTGCATGATACTTTTTAGCTAAATTCTTAAGTTCTTCCAAAATTCGAACATGTCCTCTGTGAACTCCATCGAAAACTCCTATTGTAACGACGCGCAAATTATCACCTCAAAAAAATTATATCATAAATTGTTTTGCTTTTTTAAAAAGCTGAAAATGATAAAGATAGTAAAAGAGGTAAGAACAATAACAGGTCCTGGGGAAATGTCAAAATAGTATGAAAGATAAAAACCAAGGAAGGTAACAACTAGATTATAGAATATAGAGAACACGAAGACGGAAGAAAATGATTTAGCCAATTTTTTAGCAAAAAGTCCGGGTATTATAATAAGTGCTCCAAGGAGTATAATCCCAGAGATTTTTACTATACTTACCACGATTACTGATATTAGAATTAAAAAAATAGTTCTTATTTGTTTAATATTAACACCATAAAATGCTGCCATTTCTTCATCTGCTAAAAAGAATAAAATTTCATATCTCATTAAGGATATAATTACAATTGATGATAAAATAACAAAAATCAAAAACCATACATCGGATAGTTTCACAAGTAAAATATCCCCGAAAAGATAGCTTGTTAAGTCTTGAACGTATGTGCTACTTTTAGAAATGATAATAACTCCTACAGACATAAATACAGGGAGGAGCATTCCAATAGCACTATTTTCATGAATTTTATGTTTATTTGAAAAAAAACTTATTAAAAGAGAAAAAAGGATAGCAGTTAAAATTGCTACAACTCTGTAGTCAACGTCAAAAAATAAACCTATTGCAAGACCAGCAAAAGCTGCATGAGCAGTACCATCACCTATAAATTCCATTTTTTTGTATACAATTAGAGGAGAGATAATTCCAGCAGCAAAACCGGATAAAAGACTTGCAAAGAAAGCGATTTTTAAAAAATCGTATGTAAAAATTTCATTGAACATTTTTATGCTCCTTTTCGTAATGGTATTTTCCTCTAATCCAAAGGTCAAAATCAGGGAAAAGTACTTTAAGTTCTTCGGGTTTGATCTCTTTAGTTGGACCATGACAATGTAGTGTCTTGTTCAAACACATTATTGTTTTGCATTTTTCAAACACCATACCAATATCGTGAGAAATCATTATTATAGTAATCTTTCTTTCAGAACGAATTTTTTCAAGAAGTTCATAAAATTTTGCTTTTCCCATCTGATCTATTCCCGCTTCCGGTTCATCGAGAATTAAAATATCTGGTTCAGAAATGAGAGCTCTTGCAAGAGAAAGCCGTTGAAGTTCTCCACCTGACATATTTCCTACCAATCTGTTCTCTTTTCCGGAAAGCCCTATTTCGTCTAAAATTTCTGGAATTTTTTCGATATTTTTAATGTTTTTGTACGTTCCCATAAGGACAAATTGAAAAGCATTGATTGGAACTTCTCTATTGATAGTTTGTGTTTGTGGGAGATATCCTATTTTTCCATTTACAATGACTTTTCCCTCGTAGTTTGTAATTTGACCAATTAAAATTTTTACAAGAGTTGACTTTCCGGCACCATTAGGTCCCACAATTCCTACAAAATCTCCTTCTGGAATTTTGAAATTTATGTTTTTTAAAATTTCTGTACCGTTTATTTTATAATTTAAGTTTTCTACTAAAATAATGTAATTATTCATATGAAACAGCCTTTCTAATTTCATTAAGGTTTTTATAATATAACTCAATGAATGTGGTAGTATCGATTCCTAATGGATCGAGAACAAAGTATTTTTTCCCAAGTTCATTTGCTATTATTTCAATTTCTGTTTTTGGTTGTTGAACTTCTGAAAAAATTGCTGTTATGTTTTTTGTTTTGATTATGTTCAAAAGTTCTTTAATACTAGATGAGGTATTGTGACCTTTTTCAATCCAATAAGTTTCAATTCCAAATTCTTTAAAATAGTAGTAGAAACTTGGATGCTGAACAAGAATTTTTCCTTTGACATTTTTAAAAACGTTAAATGAATCAAGAATAAAATTGTTTATTTTTTTAATGAGTTTTTTGGAGTTTGATTCATAGAATGTTCGATTTGCTGAATCTAATTCAGAAAGCTTCTTTACTATCGAGGGAATAATATAATATTTTGTGAAAAATGGATCTAACCAAAAGTGAGGATTATCTTGTTCAATAAAGAGTTTAGGAACAAAATCCGAGATGTAAATAACATTTTTGTATTTTTTTAGGTATGGTTCTAAATAACCATTTGCAATTATTAAATCAGCGCCATTTAATACTTTTGCATCGCTAATTTTTAAACTATAAACGTGTGGATTTGCTCCAGGTTTAATTAATAGACTTACTTTAGCTTTATCTTGGACAATATCTTTGACTAGAAGATAGTAAGGGTTAATAGTTGTTACAATGTTAAGAGAGAAAATAACTGTTAGTAGAAACATTACAAAATATAAAGTTAAGGATTTCTTCATTTTCATCCCTCCTGACAGTTTTTACAGAGTCCTTTAAAGTAGAAAACATGATCTATAATTTGAAAGTCAAATTTTTCCTCAACAAACTCTTCTAGTTGGGTTGCTGTGCATTTGTCAAAAATTTCTATGTTCCCACATTTTATGCAATATAGGAAATGATAGTGTTTGTTGGTAGAGTAAAAATATTTTGGCCCATTTTCAAAAGAAACAGATTTTATTAAATTCTTGCTTTCGAGAAAATTAAGAGTTCTATATATTGTGGAAAAATTTGGTTTTAATTTATTGACTTTGTATATTTCTTCTGCGGTTAATGGTTTATTGCTTTTTTCGATTATTTCTAAAATTTCCTTTCTTTTTTTTGTCATAACCATGTTATTCCTCCTTGCAAATGCAAATTATTTGCAAAAATATTATACCAGTTTGTTGTTTAAAAATCAAATGATTTTGATTTAAAAAAAGAATTTATTATTATCTTCCGTGTTTTGCATATAGTAAAGCTTTTGTGATATAATAAAACTCGAATGTAGGGGGGATAACATGCTTTTTGCTTTTGAAGTTAAAACAGAAGCTAGAAATATTTTAATTGATATTACAAGTAGAATTGAGGAATTAGTAAGAAAATCTGGAGTAAAATCTGGACTTTGTGTTGTTTATGTTCCTCATACGACTGCGGGTATTACAATTAACGAGAATGCAGATCCTTCTGTAAAATATGATATAGAAAATACCCTTTCAAAAATTGTTCCTTCAAATCTCAATTATACTCACCTCGAAGGAAATTCCGATTCTCATGTAAAATCAACTTTAGTGTCACCGAGTATCACTTTGATTATTGACAACGGGCATCTTCTCCTTGGGACTTGGCAAGGTGTATATTTTTGTGAATTTGACGGTCCGAGAAGGAGAAAAGTTTATATAAAAATTATTGAAGATTAAAGGGGGGATAATTTGTCCATATATATAGTTGGATTACCTGGCTCCGGAAAGTCCGCTGTAGGTAAAATTTTAAAAGAGGATTTTGGATACGACGTGGTTGACTTGGATGATGTTTTAAAAGTTGAGTACAAGAAGGGATTTAATAAAATATTACTTGACAATGGTTTTAATACCCTTAGAACACTTGAAGGAAAAATTTTGAAACGATTTAAAAAATATAACGACAAATTTATTGTAACTCTCGGAGTTTTGGCAAATTTAGAGTTGTTTAATGGTAAAATTGTGTATATAAAGATACCAAAGGAAAAATATATACAACGTATAAATAAAATCTCGAAAAAAGTTAAGCGTATTAATGAAGTCTATGAAGAAATCCA is a window from the Thermosipho atlanticus DSM 15807 genome containing:
- a CDS encoding secondary thiamine-phosphate synthase enzyme YjbQ, which codes for MLFAFEVKTEARNILIDITSRIEELVRKSGVKSGLCVVYVPHTTAGITINENADPSVKYDIENTLSKIVPSNLNYTHLEGNSDSHVKSTLVSPSITLIIDNGHLLLGTWQGVYFCEFDGPRRRKVYIKIIED
- a CDS encoding Fur family transcriptional regulator, with translation MVMTKKRKEILEIIEKSNKPLTAEEIYKVNKLKPNFSTIYRTLNFLESKNLIKSVSFENGPKYFYSTNKHYHFLYCIKCGNIEIFDKCTATQLEEFVEEKFDFQIIDHVFYFKGLCKNCQEG
- a CDS encoding metal ABC transporter substrate-binding protein; amino-acid sequence: MKKSLTLYFVMFLLTVIFSLNIVTTINPYYLLVKDIVQDKAKVSLLIKPGANPHVYSLKISDAKVLNGADLIIANGYLEPYLKKYKNVIYISDFVPKLFIEQDNPHFWLDPFFTKYYIIPSIVKKLSELDSANRTFYESNSKKLIKKINNFILDSFNVFKNVKGKILVQHPSFYYYFKEFGIETYWIEKGHNTSSSIKELLNIIKTKNITAIFSEVQQPKTEIEIIANELGKKYFVLDPLGIDTTTFIELYYKNLNEIRKAVSYE
- a CDS encoding NCS2 family permease, yielding MEKFFKLKENGTSVRTEIIAGLTTFLTMAYIIFVNPNILINVIPGATPGSDLYAQFFGAFMVATILGAATATLIMGLWANYPFALAPGMGLNAYFAFTVCLKLGIDWRIALAAVFVEGLIFILLTLSGVRGFVVKAVPSSIKLATSAGIGLFIAFIGLKSAGIVVSDPATFVTLGNLTSPTALVAIIGFFIIAILFALKVPGSILIGILASTFIGALPVFGVTKYQGIIGKVPDISPTFLKLFEKFSWADLATGTFWIVVFTFFFVDFFDTLGTLTGLAESAGFIKNGEFPRANKAYMADAVGTSVGALFGTSTVTTYIESSTGIAEGGRTGLTAVTVAILMLLMLFFAPLGLTIPAAATAPALVFVGALMLKGLKLVNWDDITEALPAFITMIVMPLTYSIANGIALGLIVYPIVKTFSGKAKDVHWLNWVLAILFALYLVYLRG
- a CDS encoding bifunctional riboflavin kinase/FAD synthetase; this translates as MRVVTIGVFDGVHRGHVRILEELKNLAKKYHAASEIFTIIYPIEYYNGNFDGLLISLQERINLLEMYGTVYTLDLLKIKNISPAKFFNFISKDTKAIVVGEDFRFGKNAEGDISLLEKFCKDENIELKVIKDITVDGKRISSTLIRKLIKSGQIKKANYLLGRPFSIHGKVYKDKQIGRKLGFPTANIRHEKDLINPKNGVYLCRVYVPEVYYGLMNIGIRPTIEKTKTIKYEVYILDFSDDIYNNNIHVELLEFLREEKKFENITKLIAQMKNDVIIARKILEEQYEYRKNS
- a CDS encoding metal ABC transporter permease, whose translation is MFNEIFTYDFLKIAFFASLLSGFAAGIISPLIVYKKMEFIGDGTAHAAFAGLAIGLFFDVDYRVVAILTAILFSLLISFFSNKHKIHENSAIGMLLPVFMSVGVIIISKSSTYVQDLTSYLFGDILLVKLSDVWFLIFVILSSIVIISLMRYEILFFLADEEMAAFYGVNIKQIRTIFLILISVIVVSIVKISGIILLGALIIIPGLFAKKLAKSFSSVFVFSIFYNLVVTFLGFYLSYYFDISPGPVIVLTSFTIFIIFSFLKKQNNL
- a CDS encoding metal ABC transporter ATP-binding protein; the protein is MNNYIILVENLNYKINGTEILKNINFKIPEGDFVGIVGPNGAGKSTLVKILIGQITNYEGKVIVNGKIGYLPQTQTINREVPINAFQFVLMGTYKNIKNIEKIPEILDEIGLSGKENRLVGNMSGGELQRLSLARALISEPDILILDEPEAGIDQMGKAKFYELLEKIRSERKITIIMISHDIGMVFEKCKTIMCLNKTLHCHGPTKEIKPEELKVLFPDFDLWIRGKYHYEKEHKNVQ
- a CDS encoding DegT/DnrJ/EryC1/StrS family aminotransferase produces the protein MIPLFDLTRQYKKIKNEILSAIDKVLENGRVILGEEVKKLETNISNYIGVKYGIGVANGSDALVIALRAMGMKNGDKVITTPYTFFATASAIVRNNGIPIFVDVDKESYNIDLNQVENILKKEKVFGIIPVHLFGQTLDLEGLLFLKEKYGIKILEDCAQSIGSEGIVKNEIKKSGSIGDAAIFSFFPTKNLGTYGDGGMIVTDNEKIYELSKTLRVHGSRKKYYHDMVGYNSRLDEIHAAILNVKFKYLDTWTEKRINIAKKYAEFFKNKELSVKYPKIYKKTYKYHVFHQYVIEFENNKIREKVKEHLTNVGIGTSIYYPTPLHLQTCFKGLGYKEGDFPISEKLSQTTLALPIFPELTNEEIGKIVEEISKTLKED
- a CDS encoding O-antigen ligase family protein — encoded protein: MFGDILMHATVVLVALFSHPKLTYEFSVPKYAILTLAISILFTYLMFKWIKEKKIKFYITSAHVLWFAFGIVSIISSFNVLRDNPYYFRRSFDIALYVLFNVLLAIYFSTVYKDKQKISTLLFTFLITSFVISVDALLNFYFGFDLFLGKVGEPFTRAAIKSTVGNVIFTANYIDMLLPIALYFILSFDLGLKKPNFLKVFFLKLFASISFIVGLTAVIVSQTRSEYIAIIIMSSLYVIFYLVWARKKKNKAFETIRKNDEQLAKKLLVLTKYLLIGVLVLSALIVVLYNTPNPLTGNGKVSMTSRFSAMTSVSSKDERFLSWFTSLELWEDHKIFGTGIGTYQLLSITKMGEYLEKHPELYYGWNNFKRAHNDYFQILGETGLVGFILIISLLFSLAYFFFTIPKKIEERDDLILFLSLSVAVVGFAIQSVFSFPGHLLPNALAATFFASVAIGPYFTKKEFKEFKGFLAVVIAFLIVVIAYTSMYLRWNHFISEVNFKNGNIAYMTYVKILEELPKAKGYIQQLQKKLDDLKNYRGQYAYLDPEKWKIKKQREYMQKGLPYNEFEVENQRVAEINKIRNQILSQISQINSQSSQLPQLALTYYKTAKEKLIKSVKINHTYGKSFFYLATLSVQDYRIANLKNNIQTHYREIFAQNFDEFQKIIYDKYKYRWLEKLEPYVKQNPEILTKFDFATMQALIDSVGLYKTSLLSFNERNTYKAIAMRYHSLHNMAKQLLSVLPKDSEYYNYVKSLVVEFFEEYIRYAKITIQNMPGGWNRFPDWKNADVSKATAGQDIYRFFAGMILKLQPPTNLEVRSFLEWLAVTEIKAVKYMNLKGVWGVPNGVIDFLHASAFEYYKAGQYQEMLYSLEKLADLYKASYINARNQLPKYIRRLDTTVDNIKIIYREQLLSVLTNSNIPKPAIDAILSLFEKAIDDINTTFKSYNFMSSEAEYMKKLTQTTFSKWYDQRKNNVWVSIAVEKLNNFITQLQKMGLNVETLLKVKSTLQKIIASPSNASVVESYSRFIAHYELILNDLKYLASNLKERYSELTDNMWENVIEEWSKVYTEDGTPLKSKEDIMSYLNNILGK
- the nth gene encoding endonuclease III — its product is MNIEKIAKLIIEKFPRDLKIKDPFYVLISTILSQRSKDENTEIATKNLFGKYKNSKELSKAQPNELYELIKPAGLYRQKADRIIKISKILEKKYNGKVPNTLEELLKLPGVGRKTANIVLYISFGKPALAVDTHVHRISNRLGWVKTKTPEDTEFELMKLLPKELWGPLNGAMVEFGKNVCKPVKPDCKNCPLEKYCNWEGKK